The following coding sequences lie in one Arachis ipaensis cultivar K30076 chromosome B03, Araip1.1, whole genome shotgun sequence genomic window:
- the LOC107631847 gene encoding uncharacterized protein LOC107631847, which translates to MEISSGGCSPRGISKKEGSEETTNLQLQELSHRVHEHVDFNLNSQVQSMNALDILRETVRILRFNSWGFMAITVVLICPVSAVILSNVLVDESIVKSLSIRLMLVAKTSGLPLRPLIKQSCHRFAEMAISSAVSFPLYPTLVLCSKAAVVYSVDCTYSRKKCDASKFCMIIAKFWRKIVSTYMWSCTVIVGCITLFCVFLVALCSALSVLGFSPDVMVYAAVMVGLVFSVVFANAIIICDIAIVISVLEDVSGAQAMMRSNMLIKGQTQVGLLIFLGSTMGMAFVEGLFEHRVKTLSYGDGSSRLWEGPLLVVMYSFMVLIDSMMSVVFYFSCRSCRMEAADGESSSILEMAMSAETMAIQ; encoded by the coding sequence ATGGAGATTTCAAGTGGAGGTTGTTCTCCAAGGGGGATTTCGAAGAAAGAGGGATCTGAGGAAACAACCAATTTGCAGCTACAGGAACTCTCTCATCGTGTCCATGAGCATGTTGATTTCAATTTGAATAGCCAAGTccaatcaatgaatgcattggataTCCTCAGAGAAACCGTGAGGATCCTCAGGTTcaattcttggggtttcatgGCAATCACTGTTGTTCTAATTTGCCCTGTTTCTGCAGTTATACTTTCAAATGTGTTAGTTGATGAGTCCATTGTCAAGAGCCTTAGCATTAGGCTTATGCTTGTTGCAAAAACCAGTGGCCTCCCATTGAGGCCTTTAATCAAACAGTCTTGCCACCGTTTCGCGGAGATGGCGATTTCATCAGCTGTTAGCTTCCCCCTATATCCCACATTGGTGTTGTGTTCTAAAGCTGCTGTGGTGTACTCTGTAGATTGTACTTACTCCAGGAAGAAGTGTGATGCTTCAAAATTTTGTATGATCATTGCTAAGTTCTGGAGGAAGATCGTTTCCACTTACATGTGGTCTTGTACAGTTATAGTTGGTTGCATCACATTGTTCTGTGTTTTCCTTGTTGCGCTCTGTTCCGCATTGTCTGTTCTTGGATTCTCGCCGGATGTTATGGTGTATGCTGCTGTGATGGTGGGGCTCGTTTTCTCTGTTGTATTTGCCAATGCCATTATAATTTGTGACATTGCAATTGTTATATCTGTGTTGGAGGATGTTTCGGGTGCGCAGGCAATGATGCGGTCAAATATGTTGATTAAGGGACAAACTCAGGTTGGTCTGCTCATATTTCTCGGATCGACAATGGGAATGGCTTTTGTGGAAGGATTGTTTGAGCATAGGGTGAAGACACTGAGCTATGGTGATGGATCTTCAAGATTGTGGGAAGGGCCACTCTTGGTAGTGATGTACTCGTTCATGGTGCTTATAGATTCCATGATGAGTGTAGTTTTCTACTTCAGTTGTAGATCGTGTCGCATGGAGGCTGCAGATGGGGAAAGCAGCTCAATTTTAGAAATGGCCATGTCTGCTGAAACAATGGCCATTCAATGA